In the genome of Diaphorobacter sp. HDW4A, the window ATGGGCACTTTCAAGGTCGAGGCAGGTATGTGAGACGGGTTTGCAGATGTGTTTGACCGTCTCGAAATGTTATTTGTTATGCATCAACAAGTGAATATAAATAGTTAAAATACATTGGTAAATTAACATTTGATTTTAATTTGTGATAGTTTTTATTAATTTGCGCGGTGCAAGCGGTGCGTTTCTGCTGTAGTGAAACATGCGTGATGTACTGTGGCATCAGGGCCTCCGGCCATTCGGTGGATGCTGTGCGTTGCATGCGAGCGCGACACGCTGACGTAAATTGACCGGCTCGGAAAGGACTTGCGATATTTTTTGAAAAGTCGTCGCGAGGAGGCTTTTTGCTGCAGGACAATGGATTGGCAACGCGCATCAGGGAAACCCAGTGAAGCGTATTTGTGACCACTGCCTAGAATCAAACAGCGCCATCTCCAAGATGGCCCCCTGGTTGATTGATTGACGAAACGTAGAACAGTCCGAGGAGCCGCCTGTGCAAGAAGAGAATCAGAGTCCCGAAACCCCTGCAGCGCAGCGCGTGATCAAGAAGTATCCCAATCGCCGTCTGTACGACACCTCCACCTCCACCTATATCACCCTCATTGAAGTGAAGGAGCTGGTCATGGGCGGGGAGACCGTGGTCGTGCGCGATGCCAAGAGTGGGGAGGATCTGACACGCAGCATCCTGCTTCAGATCATCTTGGAGGAAGAGGCAGGCGGCGCGCCGATGTTCAGCGAAGCCGTGCTGGCCAACATCATCCGCTTTTATGGCAACGCGATGCAGGGCTTCATGGGGTCGTATCTGGAGAAGAATATCCAGGCCTTCACTGACCTGCAAAGTAAGATGGCCGATCAGGCCAAGGGCTTCACGCCCGAGATGTGGACGCAGTTCATGAGCCCTCAGTCCCCCATATACAAGGGCATGATGGGCAATTACATGGAGCAGTCGCAGACCATGTTCCAGCAGATGCAGGAGCAGATGCAGAAGCAGACCGAGCAGATGCTTGGGGCGTTTGGCATCAAGCGCTGATGTAGTCGGACAACCCGGCGACGAGTGCATCGAACGCAGCCGCGCAACGCGGACTGTGACGTAGGTCGCCATGCATCGCGACCCAAGTGTCGAGCGGCATCGAAAACTGCGACTGGAGCACGCGCACCAGTTGCGGATCCCGGGCCGCAAGCGGAACTTGGCAAAGGCCGATTCCGTATGCAGCCCGAATGGCTCCGATCTGCGCCAGATCGCTGTCGGAGCGCAGCGCGAACTGGTCGCGCGTCAATCCCTGAAGCCTGCCTTGCATCTGCCGGATGTACTCGGTTTCCCTGTCGAAACCGATAAGGGAGTGTCGCTTCAACTCATTCAGACTCTTTGGCGTACCGTTCTTGAGCAGGTAACTTGAATGCGCATGAAGCCCGAGCTCGATCTTGCCGATATTTTTAGCGATCAGTGCTTCTTGCGTGGGGCGGAACATGCGCACGGCGATGTCTGCCTCGCGCTGCAGGAGATCGTCGGCTTGGTTGGACAGAACGAGTTCGATCACCAAACCGGGGTGCTTGTCGCGCACGCTGGCAAGAATTGGTGGCAACACTTCCACACCCATCACTTCGCTGGCGGTGATACGCACCGGACCGCTGATTCGCGTTCCGTGGCCGTTGGCGGTTCGTCTCAATGCCGCAGCTGTGGCTGAGATGTTGGCGGCATAGGGATGTAGTTCAAGCGCTGCAGGAGTGGGAGCGAACCCTTCCTGTGAACGGGTGAACAGTTTGAGCCCCAGCGCCGATTCAAGGCTGTCCACATGTCTGCCGAGGGTCGGCTGCGTCAGTCCGAGAGAACGCGCTGCAGCAGACAGCGAGCCAGACTCCAGTACTTGGAGAAAGCTGCGATACCACTCCCAGTTGGGTTCCTTGTCGCGCATGGTATTCAAAAATGTATGGTTGATAGTGAATTTTAGGGAATTTTCTTTTTCTTCGTCTGGGCAGAGACTTACCTCCCAGTTCAAGGATATGGAGATCGAAATGTCAGAAATCGCATTGTTGGGTGCAGCCGGTGCCATCGGTAAAAGCATTGCCAGCGCCTTGCGGGCCGAAGGCCGCAGCTACCGTTGCATAGGGCGAGACATGGCCAGATTGCGCATGTCTTTCGCAGATGATCCACAAGCCGAGCTGGTCACTTGGAACCCCGACTCGCCAGCCTCGATCGAGCAGGCGCTGCGTAGTGTGCACACGGTGATCTATCTGGTGGGCGTTAACTACTGGCAATTCGAGCTGCATCCAGAGTTGATGCGCAGGACACTTGCCAGCGCAGAGGCTGCAGGTGTGCGCAACATGCTGTTGATCGGTACCGTCTATCCCTACGGCCGTGTGCAAGGGGGCAATCCGGCGCGGGAGGATCATCCGCGCGAACCGCATACCTTCAAAGGTGCCATGCGCAAGCAGCAGGAAGACCTGTTGATGCAGGCACACGCTGAAGGGCGCATCTGCGCAGCCATTTTGCGCCTGCCGGATTTTTACGGCCCAGGCGTCGAAGCCAGTTTGCTTCATTCCGCGTTCCAGGCCGCGGCGACAGGCAAGGTTGCGGATCTGATCGGACCTTTGGACCGCCCGCACGAGTTTGTCTACGTGCCCGATGTCGGCCCGGTAGTGTTGCGACTGTTGGGCCATGTGAAGGCTTATGGCAAAAGCTGGCATCTGGCAGGAGCGGGCGTGACTACGCAGATGGATGTGTTGGCGATGCTGGAGAGCCAGATGCGGCGCAAAATCCGGCGCCGCGTAGCTTCCAGAATCATGCTGCGCATGGCGGGACTGTTCAGCCCGCTGCTGCGTGAGCTGGTGGAGATGCACTATCTGATCGCTGATCCACTGCTGCTGGACGATTCGGCGCTTGTCGCGTTGATCGGCCCCATTGCAAAAACGCCCTATGCCGAGGGGGTTCGGGAGACACTGATCGCCGCCGGGGCTCTGGCGCACACTGAAAAGCCCCCTAAGAAACCGATTGGCGGCATGCCGACAGCAGAACTGGGACAATAGCGGGATGAGCGAAACAGCGTCCCCCACGAAAACCCCCAAAGTCGGCTTCGTCAGCCTCGGATGCCCGAAGGCTTTGACCGACAGCGAATTGATCCTCACGCAACTGAGTGCCGAGGGTTATGAAACGTCCAAGACCTTCCAGGGCGCGGACCTTGTGATCGTCAACACCTGTGGCTTCATCGATGATGCGGTCAAGGAAAGTCTGGACACCATTGGCGAGGCGCTGGCCGAGAACGGCAAGGTGATCGTCACCGGCTGTCTGGGAGCCAAGACTGGCAAGGCCGGTGGCGACAACCTGATTCGCGAGGTGCACCCTAGCGTGCTGGCCGTGACCGGGCCGCATGCCACCGACGAGGTGATGAATGCCGTGCACCAGTACCTGCCCAAGCCGCATGATCCGTTCGTTGATCTGGTGCCGGGTGCATTTGGCTCGGCTGGCATCAAGCTCACCCCCAAGCATTACGCCTACTTGAAGATCAGCGAAGGCTGTAACCACCGCTGCACGTTCTGCATCATCCCGTCGATGCGCGGCGATCTGGTGTCGCGTCCGATTGGCGATGTGCTCAAGGAAGCCAAGGCGCTGTTTGAAGGCGGGGTGAAGGAGTTGCTGGTGATCAGCCAGGACACCTCGGCCTTTGGTGTGGATGTGAAGTACCGCACCGGATTCTGGGATGGCAAGCCCGTCAAGACGCGCATGCTGGAGCTGGTCCAGACGCTGGGAGAGATCGCCAAGCCGTATGGCGCGTGGGTGCGTCTGCACTATGTGTATCCGTATCCGAGCGTGGACGAGGTGATTCCGCTGATGGCCACGGGCGCGGTGCTGCCGTATCTGGATGTGCCACTGCAGCACAGCCACCCTGATGTGCTCAAGCGCATGAAGCGCCCCGCCAGCGGCGAGCGCAATCTGGAGCGCATCCAGCGCTGGCGCGAGATCTGCCCGGAAATCGTGATCCGCAGCACTTTCATCGCTGGTTTTCCGGGTGAGACGGAAGAAGAATTCCAGCATCTGCTCGATTTCATCCGTGAAGCGCAGATCGACCGCGCAGGTTGCTTTGCCTACAGCGACGTCGAAGGTGCAGCCGCCAACGAACTGCCCGGCATGCTGCCGCTGGAAGTGCGCGAGGAACGCCGCTCGCGCTTCATGGCCGTGGCTGAAGAGGTGTCGATTGCACGCCTGCAGCGCCGCATTGGCCAGACCATGCAGGTGCTTGTGGACAAGTCCATCGCTTTGGGCAAGAAGGGCGGTGTCGGTCGTACCTATGCTGATGCGCCCGAAATCGACGCGGTCGTGCACCTGCTGCCGCCCGAGAAGATCAGCAAGACCTACAAGGTGGGTGAGTTCACCAAGGTGCGCATTGTTGGCACTCAAGGCCATGATCTGGTCGGACTGCCGATCTGAGTTCAACCCTTGACTCGAATCAACGACCGATTGCTGGATTAGTGCCATTCTGACTCTTTCAGTGAAGGAGTCTGTGCATGCAAAGCACCATGAAGGCGGCGGTCGTCCGCGAATTCGGCAAGCCACTGTCCATCGAAGAAGTACAGGTCCCGCGCCCCGACCCGGGCCATGTGCTCGTCAAGATCGAAGCATGCGGCGTCTGCCACACCGACCTGCATGCGGCCGACGGTGACTGGCCTGTCAAGCCCAATCCACCGTTCATTCCCGGCCACGAAGGCGTCGGCTACGTGGCCGCGGTGGGCGCGGGAGTCACCCATGTGAAGGAGGGCGACCGCGTCGGTGTTCCCTGGCTCTACAGCGCCTGTGGCCATTGCGAGCACTGCCTCGGGGGCTGGGAGACACTCTGCGAACAGCAGAAGAACACCGGCTATTCCGTCAACGGCGGTTTCGCGGAATACGCATTGGCCGATGCCAACTACGTCGGCCTGCTGCCCGCGAATGCCAACTTCATCCAGATCGCCCCCATCCTCTGCGCAGGCGTGACGGTCTACAAGGGCCTCAAGATGACCGACGCCAAACCCGGCAATTGGGTGGTGATCTCCGGCATCGGCGGCCTCGGTCACATGGCAGTGCAATACGCCAAGGCCATGGGTATGAATGTGGCGGCCGTCGATGTGGACGACGCCAAGCTCCACCTCGCCAGCAGACTCGGAGCGACGGTGGTGGTCAACGCCCTCAAGCAGGACCCGGCAGCCTTCATCAAAAAGGAAATCGGCGGTGCACACGGCGCCTTGGTTACTGCTGTCTCGCCCAAGGCCTTCGAACAATCGCTGGGCATGGTGCGCCGGGGCGGCACGGTGTCGCTCGTAGGCCTGCCACCGGGCGGCTTCGAGCTGTCGATCTTCAACATGGTCCTCAACGGCGTGACTGTACGAGGCTCTATCGTCGGCTCTAGATTGGACCTGCAGGAGTCCCTCGACTTCGCGGCGCTAGGCAAGGTCGCGGCGACGGTAAGCACTGACAGGCTGGAAAACATCAACGACATCTTCAATCGCATGCGCGCCAACACCATCGAGGGACGCGTAGTGCTGGACATGTCGGCTTGAGGAGAAGAAGAGTGCACCAGCGGGCGCACCGGCACGAGCGAAGCGAAGTGCCGAACACACCTCTTCGGGTCACTTTTGCGGCAAGCTGTTTGAGCGGAGTGATGCAGGAACGCAGCGAGTTTTACCGCAGGTATTGAAAGCGCGTTTTGGGTTACTTTTTACGCGCAAGCAAAAGGTGACTCCGCCGCCGGGCGGAACTTCCGGCCTCCGCCCTAAAACTACCCCGCAGAAGCATAAAAAAAGGCCTCCACCAAGGAAGCCTCTCATCATGAAGCAGGACGGGCAAGAGCCCGTCCACACTCAAGCATTACACGCGCTTGCGGTATTCACCAGTGCGTGTGTCGATTTCGATCTTGTCTTCCTGAGCCACGAACAACGGCACAGCCACTTCGAAGCCGGTGGCAATCTTGGCGGGCTTCAGAACCTTGCCCGATGTGTCGCCCTTGACGGCTGGCTCGGTCCAGGTGATCTGGCGCACCACGGAAGTGGGCAGTTCCACGGAGATGGCCTTGCCGTCGTAGAACACCACTTCGGCAGTCATGCCATCTTCGAGGTAGTTGATGGCGTCGCCCATGTTTTCGGCTTCGACTTCGTACTGGTTGAAATCGGGGTCCATCCACACGTACATCGGGTCAGCGAAATACGAGTAGGTGCAATCCTTCTTGTCGAGGATCACGTTGTCAATCTTGTCGTCGGCCTTGAACACGTTTTCCGTGCCGAAGTTGCCGATCAGGCTCTTGAGCTTCATGCGCACGGTGGCAGCGCCGCGGCCGCCGCGTGCGTATTCTGTCTTCAGAACGACCATGGGGTCCTTCCCGTGCATGATCACATTGCCGGCGCGGATTTCTTGAGCGATTTTCATAGCTTGCTTGACTGCGAGTTGGGCCGCTCCACAGGCGGGGCGGTAGGGCGAAGTCGTGATGGACTGACTGCCTGACACCCCGACGCATGGTCCGCGGCGGGACGCGCCGGCTGGGCACAAACAAGATTTGTGCAGCCTTCTGATGGCGCAAAGAATGCTATTTTAGCTTTTTTCTGCGACGAACCCCAACAATTGCGTCAGAAGGTCGTTTTGCACCCACAACCGGGTCCGCGCCGCCTGAACGCAGGCCTGCCATTCGGCCAGCATGGGTTTGGTGATGGCGGGTGTACTGCGGGCTTCGGGCAGTTCGTTCCAGAGCGCATGCAGCGCGCGCAGCGAGGGCGGGGCCTGCATCCAGTCGAGAAAGGCATCGAGCTTCTCGTGGTGGGCGTTGTCGTGCTGCGGGTAGATCTGCCAGACGAAAGGCTGACCGGCCCAGAGCGCGCGCACTAGCGAGTCCTCGCCACGCACGAAATTGAGGTCACAGGCCCAGAGCATCTCGTCGAACGCGGGCTGGGTTACTGGCGCAAGAAATTGCGCGTTGCCGGGATGGGCTGGCAGCAGGGCGGCGCGGACCATGGCGCAGGCGCGGCCCGGAGTGACCAGCCATTGGGCCGTGAAGCGATGCTCTGCGAACACTTGTTTGAACGCGGGGGGCTCGTAGCAGAACAGTGAGAAGGCGGTGTCATCGTCCGTGAGGCCGTGGCGTGCCCGCCATGCGTTGCGGTCAAACGCGGCCAAGCGTGTGTTCAGGTCGGGTTCGTGCAGCAGTCCGCCGGTTTGTTCGGTGAAGCCAGGATAGAAGAACCAGCGCGTCAATCCGGCCGCCGGGCCACTCATGATCAGCGAGGGCAGGCCGTGGCAGCGCTCCACATAGCTTTCGGCGGAGAGGTATTCGAGATTGATCCAGACCACGCTGCGCGGGTTGCCTTGCGCCTTGCGTGCGATGGCTTCGACAAAGATCGTTGGAATCTCGCAGCCGAAGGCCTCGATCACGACATCGCCGGGGCCGTCCGCAGGTGCCTCGTGCTGCGGCCACAGATGCACGCTCACGCCCGCACTGCCCTGCGGCGCCATCCATGCGAGGGCGCTTGCGTCGTCGATGAACAGCCGCACCTGGTGCCCGCGCGCGCCCAGATCGGCAGCGAGACGCCAGCACACGCCGACGTCGCCGAAGTTGTCGATGACCTGACAGAAGATATCCCAGCGCTTGGGAGGCTGTTGTGTTGAATTCATGTTTTGGACGCGGAAGGGGCTGCGTTGCCCGCACCTGCGCGCAGATGATCGACCAGCAGGCGCGCCACACCGGAGAGCGATTCGAGCGAACGCACACACAGCGAGAGCTTGCGCTTGGCCCAGGGTTCGGCAAGGGGAATGGTGCGCAGCGCGAGCGCGCCGCGATAGATCTGCGCACTGCCCAGCGGCAGCACACCCACACCCAGGCCGGCCGAAACCATCAGGCACTGCGCATCGTAGCTGGTGACCTGAATGCGCAGCTTGAGGGGGATTTCATGCTCGGCGGCGTTGCGCATCAGCAGGTTGTTGATGGCGCTGCCGGGGTGCATGCCGACGATGTCAAACGCCAGGATTTCCGCGAACCGCAGGCTGCGCCGTCGCGCCAGAGCATGGCTAGCGGGAACCACGACGACCAGTTCGTCCTCGTGGTACGGTAAAAGCGTGACCTGTTCGCCGTAACTGCCGTGGTTGAGAATGCCCACGTCGGCCGCATTCTCGGCCACGGAATGCGCCACGCTGGTGCTGATCTGCTCCTGCAGCTGGACCTGCACCTGCGGATGCGCGGCCATGAAACTCTGCAGCTCGCCGGGCAGGAATTGGGTGATTGCCGAGATGTTGGCGACCACCCGTACCTGACCGCGCACACCCGCGCCGTAGTCGCGCATCTGAGTGGCGATGCCGTCCAGATCGTTGAGCACGCCCCGCGCGAGATTGAGCAGGGCGAAGGCCGCCGGTGTGGGCTCGGTGCCGCGATTGCTGCGGTTGAAAAGCTCCACTTGCAGCGTGTCTTCAAGCTCAGCCAGACGGCGGCTCGCGGCCGATGCGGCGATGTGCTCGCGCGCGGCGGCGCGGGCGATGGCGCTTTCTTCCATCACCGCCACGAACAGGCGCAAGGATATGGGGTCGAGTTTCATGAAGTGCCGATTATCGCCTTGCCGGAGCGTTGCCATGCCGAAATGCGATGGCAGCCTCGCGCATGAGCGTTTTGCACGCATGGTGAATGGCGACATTATCCGCACGAGTGACGTTGTGAATGGAGACAAACAATGACTGAACAAGCCAAACTGTTGGCGACCCCGCAGCTGACGCCCTCCGCGCTGGCGGGCGTGCGCGTGGTAGAGATGGGGCAGCTCATTGCAGGCCCTTTCTGCGGCAAGACGCTGGGCGATTTCGGCGCCGAGATCATCAAGATCGAGGCCACCGTAACCGGCGATCCGCTGCGTAATTGGCGATTGCTGAAGAACGGTACTTCCGTCTGGTGGCAGGTGCAGTCGCGCAACAAGAAATCGGTGGCGCTCGATCTGCGCCAGCAGGAGGCGCAGGACATCGCCCGCAAGCTGATTGCCGAGGCCGATGTGCTGATCGAGAACTTCCGCCCCGGAACGCTCGAGGGCTGGGGCATGTCGCCCGATGAGCTGCATGCGCTCAATCCAGCGCTGATCATTCTGCGCATCTCGGGCTATGGCCAGACCGGTCCGTACCGCGATTTGCCGGGCTTCGGCGTGATCGGCGAGGCCATGGGCGGCCTGCGCCATCTCACGGCCGAGCCGGGCCGCGTGCCGGTGCGTGTCGGCGTGTCCATCGGCGACACGCTGGCCGCGCTGCATGGTGCTATCGGCGTGCTGATGGCGCTCTACCATCGCAAGGCGCATGGCGGCAAGGGGCAGGTGATCGACGTGGCTCTGCACGAGGCGGTGTTCAACTGCATGGAAAGCCTGATCCCCGAGTACAGCGCCTTCAGTGCCGTGCGCGAGGCTGCGGGCAGCGCGCTGCCGGGCATTGCGCCGTCCAACGCCTACCCCTGCAAGGACGGCTGGGTGCTGGTGGCCGGCAATGGAGACAGCATCTTCAAGCGGTTGATGGCGACCATCGGCAGGCAGGATCTGGCCGACGCCCCCGACCTCGCGAGCAACGCGGGCCGCGTGGCACGCATCACCGAAATTGATACGGCGATCGGTCAATGGACGCTGGATCGCAACGTGCAGGAAGTTATGGACGCGCTGGGCGCGGCGCGCGTTCCTGCGGGCAAGGTTTATACCGCCAAGGACATTGCGGAAGATCCGCACTACAAGGCGCGCGACATGCTGCTCACGCAGGAGACGCGCGATGGCTATACGGTGACGGTGCCGGGCGTGATCCCCAAGATGTCGGGCACGCCGGGCGGCGTGCGTTCTTCTGCCCCAGGTCTCGGTGACGATACTGACGCGGTACTGGCCGAAGCGGGGCTCACCAACGAGCAGATCACGCTGCTGCGCAGCAAGGGAGTGATTCAATAATGAGCACCGTCTGGAATGGCAACGGCACACGCATCCGCATGTGCGAAGTGGGAACACGCGATGGGCTGCAGATGGAGCAGCAATTCGTGCCAACCGAGGACAAGATTGCGCTGGTGAATGCGCTGTCGCACACGGGGCTTGCGAAGATCGAAGTGTCTTCGTTCACCTCGCCGACGGCCATCCCCGCGCTGCGCGATGCCGAGATCGTGATGCGCGAGATCGAGCGCGTGCCGAGCGTTGTCTACACCGCTCTCGTACCCAATATGCGCGGCGCGGAGCGCGCCATCGACGCGCACACCGATGAGCTCAACCTCGTCATGTCGGTCAGCGAGACGCACAACATCGCCAACCTGCGCATGACGGGCGAGCAGTCGTTCGCCGCGCTGTCGCAGGTGATCGCGCTGGCGCAGCAGGCCGCGGTGCCGGTCAACGTGTCACTGTCCTGTGTGTTCGGTTGTCCGATGGAGGGCGACGTGCTGGAGGAGCAGGTGTTCGGCTTCGTGCAGCGCTTTGCCGATCTCGGCGTGCAGGGCATCACGCTGTGCGACACCACGGGCATGGCCTTTCCGTCGCAGGTCGCGCGCATCACCTCGCATGCGATCAAGTGCTGGCCGAAGACTGAATTCACCCTGCATTTCCACAACACGCGCGGCATGGGGTTGTCCAATGTGCTCGCGGCCATCGATGCCGGTGCGCGCCAGTTCGATGCATCGCTCGGCGGTCTTGGCGGCTGCCCCTACGCGCCCGGCGCGTCGGGCAATGTCTGCAGCGAAGAAATCGTTCATGCGTTGCAATGCATGGGCTACAACACCGGCGTGGATCTGGATCGGCTGATCGCCGCATCGCAAAGCCTGCCCGCGCTGATCGGCCACGATGTACCGAGCCAGATCGTCAAGGCCGGCAAGCGCTTGGACACGCATCCCGTGCCCGTCGATTTCGACACCATCCGCGAACGCGCGCTCGCACGGGATCAGCAACCGCGCGCGATCTGAGCTGTAGTCTCACCTCACACTTTTTTCACTTTTCGTTCCAGCCAAAAATCAACAGGAGACAAACCATGTTTTTCCAACGTCGTCCACTCGTCGCCGCGCTGGCATTGAGCTCGCTTTGCATGTTCGCCGCAGGCAGTGCCAGTGCCCAGGGCAATTATCCGAATCGCACGATCACCTTCGTCGTACCCGCAGCGGCAGGCGGCACGACCGATCTCGCGGGCCGCATGGCCGCGCAGGCGCTCGGCCCGGTCATCGGCCAGTCTGTGGTGGTGGATAACAAAGGCGGCGGCAACGGCGCCATAGCCGCCACCTTCGTCAAGCGCGCCGAACCCGACGGCTACAACCTGCTGATGCAGTACTCCGGCTACCACGTGATCACGCCACACATCACCAAGGCGCCACAGTGGGAGCAGAAGGACTTCCAGCCCGTCGCCAACATCATGTCCGCGCCGCAGATCATCGTGGTGCGCGACAGCGTGCCCGCCAAGACATTGCAGGAACTGGTCGCCTACGCCAAGACCAACCCCGGCAGGCTCAACTACGCATCGTCCGGCAATGGCTCGCTGCAGCATGTGACAGGCGCAATGCTCGAGCAGCAGGCGGGCATCAAGATGGTTCACGTCCCCTACAAAGGCACGGGCCCCGCATTGCAGGATCTGCTTGGCGGTCAGGTCGATCTGACCTTCGGCACCGCTCCACCATTCATGCCCCACATTCAGGCGGGAAAACTGCGCGTGCTCGCGGTGACTGGCAAGGAGCGCCTGCCCAGCCTGCCGAACGTACCGACCACGGCGGAAGCCGGCTTTGCGGGGGTGAATGCGACTTCGTGGTTCGGCCTGTTCGCGCCAACTGCCGTGCCCAAAGCGGTGGTCGACAAGCTCACCGCCGATCTGAAAAAGGTGGTGGAAGATCCCGCATTCCGCAAGAAGGCGGAAGAGCAGGGCGCCACAGCCGACTACCAGAACCCGCAGCAATTCGGTGAACGTGTGAAGGCCGACTACGCGAACTGGGCCAACGTGGTGAAGAGCGCAAAGATCGAAGCGGACTGATCGTCTGATTGAGCCTGCTCAGGCAGGTCGTTGAAGAAAAATGGCCTTGCGCGAAAGCCCGAGGCCATTTTCTTTGAGATCTTTGTGGATGCTTTTGCGGCCGAGATGCGGCGGCAGGGCAGAAACGACAAAGCCTCTTGATTTCTCAAGAGGCTTTGGGTATTTGGGGTGGCTGATGGGGCTCGAACCCACGACAACAGGAATCACAATCCTGGACTCTACCAACTGAGCTACAGCCACCGTAGTGCAGACTTGAATTATAACGCGATATTTCAGTCTGTTTTGAGAACTTCGAAGTTTTTTATTGCTTTGATGAAATTACTCTGCGCTGGGGCGGGGTACCTTGATCTCGGCCTTGAAGTGCTGTTTGAGCAATTCGTAGTATGCCATAGCTTCTACGCC includes:
- the phaR gene encoding polyhydroxyalkanoate synthesis repressor PhaR, producing the protein MQEENQSPETPAAQRVIKKYPNRRLYDTSTSTYITLIEVKELVMGGETVVVRDAKSGEDLTRSILLQIILEEEAGGAPMFSEAVLANIIRFYGNAMQGFMGSYLEKNIQAFTDLQSKMADQAKGFTPEMWTQFMSPQSPIYKGMMGNYMEQSQTMFQQMQEQMQKQTEQMLGAFGIKR
- a CDS encoding LysR family transcriptional regulator, which codes for MRDKEPNWEWYRSFLQVLESGSLSAAARSLGLTQPTLGRHVDSLESALGLKLFTRSQEGFAPTPAALELHPYAANISATAAALRRTANGHGTRISGPVRITASEVMGVEVLPPILASVRDKHPGLVIELVLSNQADDLLQREADIAVRMFRPTQEALIAKNIGKIELGLHAHSSYLLKNGTPKSLNELKRHSLIGFDRETEYIRQMQGRLQGLTRDQFALRSDSDLAQIGAIRAAYGIGLCQVPLAARDPQLVRVLQSQFSMPLDTWVAMHGDLRHSPRCAAAFDALVAGLSDYISA
- a CDS encoding NAD-dependent epimerase/dehydratase family protein; amino-acid sequence: MSEIALLGAAGAIGKSIASALRAEGRSYRCIGRDMARLRMSFADDPQAELVTWNPDSPASIEQALRSVHTVIYLVGVNYWQFELHPELMRRTLASAEAAGVRNMLLIGTVYPYGRVQGGNPAREDHPREPHTFKGAMRKQQEDLLMQAHAEGRICAAILRLPDFYGPGVEASLLHSAFQAAATGKVADLIGPLDRPHEFVYVPDVGPVVLRLLGHVKAYGKSWHLAGAGVTTQMDVLAMLESQMRRKIRRRVASRIMLRMAGLFSPLLRELVEMHYLIADPLLLDDSALVALIGPIAKTPYAEGVRETLIAAGALAHTEKPPKKPIGGMPTAELGQ
- the rimO gene encoding 30S ribosomal protein S12 methylthiotransferase RimO, producing the protein MSETASPTKTPKVGFVSLGCPKALTDSELILTQLSAEGYETSKTFQGADLVIVNTCGFIDDAVKESLDTIGEALAENGKVIVTGCLGAKTGKAGGDNLIREVHPSVLAVTGPHATDEVMNAVHQYLPKPHDPFVDLVPGAFGSAGIKLTPKHYAYLKISEGCNHRCTFCIIPSMRGDLVSRPIGDVLKEAKALFEGGVKELLVISQDTSAFGVDVKYRTGFWDGKPVKTRMLELVQTLGEIAKPYGAWVRLHYVYPYPSVDEVIPLMATGAVLPYLDVPLQHSHPDVLKRMKRPASGERNLERIQRWREICPEIVIRSTFIAGFPGETEEEFQHLLDFIREAQIDRAGCFAYSDVEGAAANELPGMLPLEVREERRSRFMAVAEEVSIARLQRRIGQTMQVLVDKSIALGKKGGVGRTYADAPEIDAVVHLLPPEKISKTYKVGEFTKVRIVGTQGHDLVGLPI
- the adhP gene encoding alcohol dehydrogenase AdhP, with amino-acid sequence MQSTMKAAVVREFGKPLSIEEVQVPRPDPGHVLVKIEACGVCHTDLHAADGDWPVKPNPPFIPGHEGVGYVAAVGAGVTHVKEGDRVGVPWLYSACGHCEHCLGGWETLCEQQKNTGYSVNGGFAEYALADANYVGLLPANANFIQIAPILCAGVTVYKGLKMTDAKPGNWVVISGIGGLGHMAVQYAKAMGMNVAAVDVDDAKLHLASRLGATVVVNALKQDPAAFIKKEIGGAHGALVTAVSPKAFEQSLGMVRRGGTVSLVGLPPGGFELSIFNMVLNGVTVRGSIVGSRLDLQESLDFAALGKVAATVSTDRLENINDIFNRMRANTIEGRVVLDMSA
- the efp gene encoding elongation factor P, which produces MKIAQEIRAGNVIMHGKDPMVVLKTEYARGGRGAATVRMKLKSLIGNFGTENVFKADDKIDNVILDKKDCTYSYFADPMYVWMDPDFNQYEVEAENMGDAINYLEDGMTAEVVFYDGKAISVELPTSVVRQITWTEPAVKGDTSGKVLKPAKIATGFEVAVPLFVAQEDKIEIDTRTGEYRKRV
- the earP gene encoding elongation factor P maturation arginine rhamnosyltransferase EarP; its protein translation is MNSTQQPPKRWDIFCQVIDNFGDVGVCWRLAADLGARGHQVRLFIDDASALAWMAPQGSAGVSVHLWPQHEAPADGPGDVVIEAFGCEIPTIFVEAIARKAQGNPRSVVWINLEYLSAESYVERCHGLPSLIMSGPAAGLTRWFFYPGFTEQTGGLLHEPDLNTRLAAFDRNAWRARHGLTDDDTAFSLFCYEPPAFKQVFAEHRFTAQWLVTPGRACAMVRAALLPAHPGNAQFLAPVTQPAFDEMLWACDLNFVRGEDSLVRALWAGQPFVWQIYPQHDNAHHEKLDAFLDWMQAPPSLRALHALWNELPEARSTPAITKPMLAEWQACVQAARTRLWVQNDLLTQLLGFVAEKS
- a CDS encoding LysR substrate-binding domain-containing protein, producing MKLDPISLRLFVAVMEESAIARAAAREHIAASAASRRLAELEDTLQVELFNRSNRGTEPTPAAFALLNLARGVLNDLDGIATQMRDYGAGVRGQVRVVANISAITQFLPGELQSFMAAHPQVQVQLQEQISTSVAHSVAENAADVGILNHGSYGEQVTLLPYHEDELVVVVPASHALARRRSLRFAEILAFDIVGMHPGSAINNLLMRNAAEHEIPLKLRIQVTSYDAQCLMVSAGLGVGVLPLGSAQIYRGALALRTIPLAEPWAKRKLSLCVRSLESLSGVARLLVDHLRAGAGNAAPSASKT
- a CDS encoding CaiB/BaiF CoA-transferase family protein; the encoded protein is MTEQAKLLATPQLTPSALAGVRVVEMGQLIAGPFCGKTLGDFGAEIIKIEATVTGDPLRNWRLLKNGTSVWWQVQSRNKKSVALDLRQQEAQDIARKLIAEADVLIENFRPGTLEGWGMSPDELHALNPALIILRISGYGQTGPYRDLPGFGVIGEAMGGLRHLTAEPGRVPVRVGVSIGDTLAALHGAIGVLMALYHRKAHGGKGQVIDVALHEAVFNCMESLIPEYSAFSAVREAAGSALPGIAPSNAYPCKDGWVLVAGNGDSIFKRLMATIGRQDLADAPDLASNAGRVARITEIDTAIGQWTLDRNVQEVMDALGAARVPAGKVYTAKDIAEDPHYKARDMLLTQETRDGYTVTVPGVIPKMSGTPGGVRSSAPGLGDDTDAVLAEAGLTNEQITLLRSKGVIQ